One window of the Acinetobacter equi genome contains the following:
- the topA gene encoding type I DNA topoisomerase, protein MANAPRSTSKSTTAKSSDAGNKRALVIVESPAKAKTINKYLGSQYIVKSSVGHVRDLPTGGGAKTAEKKPATRTKLTEEQKAEKAQTALINRMGVDPEHDWKAKYEVLPGKENVVAELKKLASQVDEVYLATDMDREGEAIAWHLKEVIGGDDSRYQRVVFNEITKNAIQEAFKHPSRLDTNKVNAQQARRFLDRVVGFMISPLLWEKIARGLSAGRVQSVAVKLVVEREREIRAFVPEEYWQVFADTKSAKDDIRLEAVKQAGKTLKLRNKAETDALLNLIKDVAYTVSAREDKPTKVNPSAPYITSTLQQAASTRLGFSVKKTMMLAQRLYEAGFITYMRTDSTFLSDDAVNMVRDHIGTEYGNKYLPEKPNRYGNKAGAQEAHEAIRPSSVSLKGDALAGVERDAQRLYDLIWRQFVACQMTPAQYLSSTILVNANGVELKAKGRTLVFDGFTKVRGQNKSDDDVLLPAVKVGEVLKLEKLDPSQHFTKPPARFTEASLVKELEKKGIGRPSTYAAIISTIQDRGYVKLENRRLFAEKMGEIVTDRLDESFNNLMNYDFTADLEGQLDKVADGQRDWKDLLNSFYGDFKQRLTNAQGEHGMRRNQPVEVDAVHCKECERPMQIRTGTTGVFLGCSGYNLPPKERCKGTLNLTPVESLAALSDDDTAETADLMSKKRCPICETAMDSYVIDGGRKLHICGNNPDCSGFELEEGEFKIKGYDGPTIPCDKCDGEMQLKTGRFGPYFACNSCENTRKVLKSGQPAPPRVDPIKMEHLRSTKHDDFFVLRDGAAGLFLAASKFPKVRETRAPKVAELRTVADQLDPKYQFILQAPDVDPEGNATLVKFSRKNQAQYVGSETPEGKQTKWSLVYQDGKWVEA, encoded by the coding sequence ATGGCGAACGCTCCTCGATCCACATCCAAAAGCACTACAGCAAAATCATCCGATGCTGGGAATAAGCGTGCCCTAGTGATTGTGGAGTCGCCTGCAAAAGCGAAAACAATCAATAAATACTTAGGTTCACAGTACATTGTAAAATCTTCTGTGGGTCACGTTCGTGACTTACCTACGGGTGGTGGGGCAAAGACAGCAGAAAAGAAACCTGCAACGCGTACTAAATTGACGGAAGAGCAAAAAGCAGAAAAAGCACAAACAGCTTTGATTAATCGTATGGGAGTCGATCCTGAGCACGATTGGAAAGCTAAATATGAAGTCCTTCCTGGTAAAGAAAATGTTGTTGCTGAACTGAAAAAGCTTGCTTCGCAGGTTGACGAGGTATATCTCGCAACAGATATGGACCGTGAAGGGGAAGCAATTGCTTGGCATTTAAAAGAAGTCATTGGCGGTGATGACTCACGTTATCAACGTGTGGTTTTTAATGAAATTACCAAAAATGCCATTCAAGAAGCGTTTAAACATCCATCTCGTTTAGATACAAATAAGGTTAATGCACAGCAAGCACGTCGTTTCTTAGACCGTGTTGTTGGCTTTATGATCTCACCTTTATTGTGGGAAAAAATTGCCCGTGGTTTATCGGCAGGTCGTGTGCAATCTGTTGCTGTAAAGCTTGTGGTTGAACGTGAGCGCGAAATTCGTGCTTTTGTACCAGAAGAATATTGGCAAGTTTTTGCAGATACTAAATCTGCTAAAGATGACATTCGCTTAGAAGCAGTTAAGCAAGCAGGAAAAACTTTAAAATTACGTAATAAAGCAGAAACAGATGCTTTATTAAACTTAATTAAAGATGTTGCTTATACTGTTTCAGCACGTGAAGATAAACCAACAAAGGTAAATCCTAGCGCACCATATATCACTTCTACATTGCAACAAGCGGCAAGCACACGCTTAGGATTTTCTGTAAAGAAAACGATGATGCTTGCACAGCGTTTGTATGAAGCAGGTTTTATTACCTATATGCGTACTGACTCAACATTCTTAAGTGATGATGCGGTTAATATGGTACGTGATCATATTGGAACTGAGTACGGGAATAAATATTTACCTGAAAAGCCAAATCGTTATGGGAATAAAGCGGGTGCTCAAGAAGCCCATGAAGCGATTCGTCCTTCAAGTGTTTCTTTAAAAGGAGATGCACTTGCAGGTGTGGAACGAGATGCACAGCGTTTATATGATTTAATTTGGCGTCAATTCGTTGCATGTCAAATGACACCAGCACAATATTTATCATCGACTATTTTAGTCAATGCGAATGGCGTGGAATTAAAAGCGAAAGGTCGTACTTTAGTTTTTGACGGTTTTACCAAAGTTCGTGGTCAAAACAAATCTGATGATGATGTTTTACTTCCTGCGGTAAAAGTTGGTGAAGTTCTTAAACTTGAAAAATTAGATCCATCTCAACATTTCACAAAACCACCTGCACGTTTTACAGAAGCATCTTTGGTTAAAGAGCTTGAGAAAAAAGGTATTGGTCGTCCTTCGACTTATGCAGCTATTATCTCAACGATTCAAGATCGTGGTTATGTGAAACTTGAAAATCGTCGTCTTTTCGCCGAAAAGATGGGGGAGATTGTCACAGATCGTCTTGATGAAAGTTTTAATAACTTAATGAATTACGATTTTACGGCAGATTTAGAAGGTCAGCTTGATAAAGTTGCCGATGGTCAGCGTGATTGGAAAGACTTATTAAATAGCTTCTATGGCGATTTTAAGCAACGGTTGACAAATGCTCAAGGTGAGCATGGTATGCGCCGTAATCAGCCAGTAGAAGTGGATGCTGTTCATTGTAAAGAATGTGAGCGTCCAATGCAGATTCGTACGGGTACAACAGGCGTATTCTTAGGATGCTCAGGTTATAACTTACCACCAAAAGAACGATGCAAGGGGACGCTGAATTTAACCCCTGTAGAATCTTTAGCTGCACTTTCAGATGATGATACAGCAGAAACTGCTGATTTAATGTCGAAAAAACGTTGTCCAATTTGTGAAACGGCAATGGACAGCTATGTGATTGATGGTGGTCGTAAACTACATATCTGTGGTAATAACCCAGATTGTAGTGGTTTTGAGCTCGAAGAAGGTGAGTTTAAAATTAAAGGTTATGATGGTCCAACAATTCCATGTGACAAGTGTGATGGTGAAATGCAGTTGAAAACAGGTCGTTTTGGACCATATTTTGCCTGTAATAGTTGTGAAAACACTCGTAAAGTGTTGAAAAGTGGTCAACCTGCACCACCACGTGTAGATCCAATTAAAATGGAGCATTTACGTTCAACAAAACATGATGATTTCTTTGTACTTCGTGATGGTGCAGCAGGCTTATTCTTGGCTGCAAGTAAATTCCCGAAAGTACGTGAAACACGTGCACCAAAAGTTGCTGAATTACGTACGGTGGCAGATCAGCTTGATCCTAAATATCAATTTATTTTACAAGCACCAGATGTAGATCCTGAAGGGAATGCAACACTTGTTAAATTTAGCCGTAAGAATCAAGCACAATATGTGGGTTCAGAAACACCAGAAGGTAAGCAGACTAAATGGAGTTTGGTATACCAAGATGGTAAATGGGTAGAAGCCTAA